DNA sequence from the Nitrospirota bacterium genome:
TGTTGCCAATTATAACTGTCCCGGACAGATCGTCATCTCCGGCGAGAAAGCCGCGGTCGAAGAAACGATGAATAAAGCGAAAGAGGCGGGCGCAAAGAGAGCCCTCGCCCTCGCCGTGAGCGTTCCCTCCCATTGCAAGCTCATGACCGAGGCAGGCAAGAGGCTCGAGGAAGAGCTCGGGAAGATCGAGATCGGCGACGCCCGCATCGCCTTTGTCAATAATACCGGCGCGCAATTCATCTCACGCGCCGACGAGATACGGAAATCGCTGGTCCTGCAGCTGAGCGAGTCCGTACTGTGGGAAGATTGCATAAAGACCATCGCCGCCTCCGGCGTCTCCCGCTTTATCGAGGTCGGGCCGGGCAAGGTGCTGGCCGGACTGATCAAGCGCATCGAGCCCTCGGCAGCGATATCCACTGTCGAGAACAGCGAAACGCTCGAGAGGACCGTAGCGGAACTGCAGAGTTGAGCCATCATCCAGGCATACTATATCGCTATCAAGGGAGCTTATATGAAGAAAAAGGTCTCGGTCATTGGCGCAGGCAACGTGGGCGCGTCGCTCGCCCAGATGATCGTTCAGCAGGGGCTTGCCGATGTGGTGCTGTTCGATATCGCCGAAGGAATTCCGCAGGGAAAGGCGCTCGACCTCGCCGAGGCCTGCCCGGTCTGGGGCTCGTCCTCGTCTGTCGTCGGGACGAACGATTATGCGGCGACAGAGGGCTCGGATATCATCGTTATCACCGCAGGACTCGCCCGCAAGCCGGGTATGAGCAGGGATGACCTGCTGCACGCCAATGCGAAGGTCGTCGCCGATGTTGCGGAGAATACCGCCAGGCGGTCGCCGGAGGCGATCATCATTGTCGTTACCAACCCCATGGATGTCATGGCGCAGGTGAGCCTCAAGGTCTCGGGCTTTGCATCGCGCCGCGTCGTGGGCATGGGAGGTGTCCTCGATGCCGCCCGCTTCAGGACCTTCGTGGCCTGGGAGCTCAAGGTCTCTCCCGAAGATGTGGAGGCCCTGGTTTGCGGCGGCCACGGCGATCTGATGGTGCCGATGCCTCGGTTTACTACGGTGCGGGGCGTCTCGATTACCGAGCTGCTTCCGAAAGAGCGGATCGATGCCCTTGTCGAGAGGACGAGGCACGGCGGCGCGGAGATCGTTTCATTGCTGAAGACCGGCAGCGCCTACTATGCTCCCGCGGCTTCGACCTGCCAGATGGTCGAGGCGGTCCTTCTCGATAAGCAACGGATGATGCCCTGCTCCGCCTATCTGGACGGCGAGTACGGAGCACAAGGAGTTTATACCGGCGTGCCCGTCATCCTGGGAGAGGGGGGCGTCGAGAAGATCGTCGAACTGAAGCTCACCACGCAGGAGCAGCAGGAACTCGATAAATCGATCGGAGCGGTCAAGATGCTCGTCGAAAAACTGAATCTCTAACGGAGGATCGACATGGAAAGGACCTTGTCCATTATCAAACCCGACGCGGTAAAGAAGAACGTTATCGGTGAGATCGTCGGCAGATTCGAGAAGAAGGGGCTGCGGATCGCAGCGATGAAGAAGATTCATCTCTCCAAGGAGGAGGCAGAGGGCTTCTATATAGTCCATAAAGACAAGCCCTTTTACGGCAGTCTCACCGGCTTCATGTCGGAGGGGCCTATTGTCGTGATGGTCCTCGAGGGCGAAAACGCCATCGCGAAGAACAGGGAGATCATGGGCGCGACGAATCCCGCGAACGCGGCGCCCGGAACCATCAGGAAGGACTTCGCCGAGAGCATAGAGCGCAACGCGGTCCACGGCTCGGATGCGCCCGAGACCGCGAAGTTCGAGATCGCCTACTTCTTCTCCGCCCTCGAAATCCTGTAGCTGAAGGACGCTCACTCTGTAATGGGCAGGCATTCCGGGAGCGCTCCCCTGCTTCCGGAGTGCCCGCTCGTTGCAGGTGCTCATCATCCCCTCGCTTGCCATAACGTCCTGGCGGTGGATATAATAAAAAATTAATCTACGGTAGCAATGGAGTGTTATGGCATACAAAGATCTGCGTGACTTTCTTTCCGCGCTCGACAAGAGAGGGCTGCTTCATAGAGTGCCCGTCGAGGTCGATCCCCTCCTCGAGATCGCCGAGATTACCGACCGGATGTGCAAGAGTCAGGGCGGCGGAAAGGCCCTCTTCTTCGAAAAGGTAAAGGGTTCGTCCTATCCCGTAGTAACGAACATCTTCGGCTCCTTCGAGAGGATGAGCCTCTCGCTCGAAGTGAACGAGCTCGATGATGTAGCGCGGCGCATCGAGGAGCTGCTCCACCAGGCCCCGCCCAAGAGCCTTATCGAAAAGCTCGCCCTGCTGCCGAAGCTCTTCGAGTTTTCGAAGTACCTGCCCCGGACGGTCAAGAGCGCGCCCTGCCAGGAGGTTGTCGAGAGGGACAACCCCGATCTGGGCAAGTTCCCCATCCTCAAGTGCTGGCCCGGCGACGGGCAGCCGACCGACGAGGGCCGTTTCATCACCTTTCCGATGGTCTTCACCAGGGACCCCGAGACAGGCCGGCAGAACTGCGGCATGTACCGCATCCACGTTTATGACAAGGTGACGACCGGCATGCACTGGCATATTCACAAGGACGGTGCGCGTCATTACGACAAATACAAGGCCCTCGACCGCAGAATGCC
Encoded proteins:
- the fabD gene encoding ACP S-malonyltransferase; protein product: MGPCFVFPGQGSQAVGMGRDLYDRYDEVKRLYAEASEVLGYDAAELSFNGPAEELNKTAKTQPCLLVASVAAAAALGLKGIRPSVVAGHSLGEYSALVAAGSISFRDAVKVTAIRGSIMQEAVPEGKGLMAAILGLDRAAVDELCRAAASGYVGVANYNCPGQIVISGEKAAVEETMNKAKEAGAKRALALAVSVPSHCKLMTEAGKRLEEELGKIEIGDARIAFVNNTGAQFISRADEIRKSLVLQLSESVLWEDCIKTIAASGVSRFIEVGPGKVLAGLIKRIEPSAAISTVENSETLERTVAELQS
- the mdh gene encoding malate dehydrogenase is translated as MKKKVSVIGAGNVGASLAQMIVQQGLADVVLFDIAEGIPQGKALDLAEACPVWGSSSSVVGTNDYAATEGSDIIVITAGLARKPGMSRDDLLHANAKVVADVAENTARRSPEAIIIVVTNPMDVMAQVSLKVSGFASRRVVGMGGVLDAARFRTFVAWELKVSPEDVEALVCGGHGDLMVPMPRFTTVRGVSITELLPKERIDALVERTRHGGAEIVSLLKTGSAYYAPAASTCQMVEAVLLDKQRMMPCSAYLDGEYGAQGVYTGVPVILGEGGVEKIVELKLTTQEQQELDKSIGAVKMLVEKLNL
- the ndk gene encoding nucleoside-diphosphate kinase; translated protein: MERTLSIIKPDAVKKNVIGEIVGRFEKKGLRIAAMKKIHLSKEEAEGFYIVHKDKPFYGSLTGFMSEGPIVVMVLEGENAIAKNREIMGATNPANAAPGTIRKDFAESIERNAVHGSDAPETAKFEIAYFFSALEIL